One window of Camelina sativa cultivar DH55 chromosome 4, Cs, whole genome shotgun sequence genomic DNA carries:
- the LOC104781167 gene encoding caffeic acid 3-O-methyltransferase-like, translating into MDLTYYNSLYSVLFHFHIREEKITNKQKKKMEKESSESRNRARLAILELANMISVPMSLNAAVKLGIADAIWNGGANSPLSAAEILSRLLLQSGGDPENLQRILRTLTSYGVFSEHLVGSTERKYSLTDVGKTLVTDSGGLSYAAYVLQHHQDALMRAWPLVHTAVVEPETEPYVKANGEAAYVQYGKNEEMNDLMLKAMSGVSVPFMKAILEGYDGFKSVERLVDVGGSAGVCLRMILEQFPNVREGINFDLPEVVAKAPSIPGVTHVGGDMFQSIPSGDAIFMKWVLTTWTDEECKQIMKNCYNALPVGGKLIACEPVLPKETDDSHRTRALLEGDIFVMTIYRTKGKHRTEEEFKELGLSAGFTTFRPFYIDYFYTILEFQK; encoded by the exons ATGGACCTTACGTATTATAATTCTCTCTACTCAGTACTCTTTCACTTTCACATACGAGAGGAGAAGataacaaacaagcaaaaaaaaaaaatggagaaggaGAGCTCAGAGAGTAGAAACAGAGCTCGTCTCGCCATTTTGGAGCTGGCTAACATGATTAGCGTTCCCATGTCTCTCAACGCCGCTGTGAAATTAGGCATTGCCGACGCTATTTGGAACGGCGGGGCCAATTCTCCTCTCTCCGCCGCCGAGATCCTTTCTCGCCTCCTTCTCCAATCTGGCGGCGATCCCGAGAATCTCCAACGTATACTTCGAACGCTCACCAGCTACGGTGTCTTCTCTGAACACCTTGTCGGATCCACCGAGAGGAAATACTCTCTTACGGACGTTGGCAAAACTCTTGTCACTGACTCTGGTGGCCTCTCTTACGCAGCCTACGTCCTACAGCACCACCAG GATGCCTTGATGCGAGCATGGCCACTAGTTCACACGGCGGTGGTGGAGCCGGAGACAGAGCCGTACGTGAAAGCCAACGGCGAGGCGGCATACGTGCAGTATGGTAAAAACGAGGAGATGAACGATCTGATGCTGAAGGCAATGTCCGGGGTATCTGTGCCGTTCATGAAAGCTATATTGGAAGGCTACGATGGGTTTAAATCCGTTGAGCGTTTGGTTGACGTAGGAGGTAGCGCAGGGGTTTGTCTCCGCATGATCCTTGAACAGTTTCCTAATGTCCGTGAAGGGATTAATTTTGATTTGCCTGAGGTTGTTGCCAAAGCCCCCAGTATTCCTG GAGTGACACACGTGGGTGGGGATATGTTCCAATCAATTCCTAGCGGTGACGCAATTTTCATGAAG TGGGTGTTAACGACATGGACGGATGAAGAATGCAAGCAGATAATGAAGAATTGCTACAATGCATTACCTGTTGGAGGAAAGCTAATCGCGTGTGAGCCTGTCTTGCCTAAGGAAACCGATGATAGCCACCGGACTCGTGCCTTGTTAGAAGGTGACATCTTTGTCATGACCATCTATAGAACCAAAGGTAAGCATAGAACCGAAGAAGAGTTTAAAGAGCTTGGTCTCTCTGCTGGATTCACTACTTTTCGACCTTTCTATATTGATTACTTCTACACCATCTTAGAGTTTCAGAAGTAA
- the LOC104781168 gene encoding LOW QUALITY PROTEIN: UDP-glycosyltransferase 73D1 (The sequence of the model RefSeq protein was modified relative to this genomic sequence to represent the inferred CDS: deleted 1 base in 1 codon): MCKHLLNPKMESKLVSKAKRLHFVLVPLMAQGHLIPMVDISKILARQGNIVTIVTTPQNASRFAKTVDRARSEADLEINVVTFPIPYKEFGLPKDCETLDTLPSKDLLRRFYDAVDKLQDPLERFLEQQDIPPSCIISDKCLSWTSKTAKRFKIPRIVFHGMCCFSLLSSHNLHLHSSHLSVSSASEPFSIPAMPHKIEITRAQLPGAFQKLENMDDVRDKMRESESEAFGVIVNSFQELEPGYAEAYAKAINKKVWFIGPVSLCNERMADLFDRGNNDNVAISETECVQFLDSMRPRSVLYVCLGSLCRLIPNPLIELGLGLEESRKPFIWVIKTEERHMNELDEWLKRENFEERVRGRGIVIKGWSPQAMILSHGSTGGFLSHCGWNSTIEAICFGVPMITWPLFAEQFLNEKLVVEVLKIGVRVGVESPVRWGDEERVGVLVKKQCVVKAVKLVMEEDCQHVDEDSEFVRRRRRIQELAVMAKKAVNEKGSSSINVSILMQDVLEQLSLE, encoded by the exons ATGTGTAAGCATTTGCTAAACCCA AAAATGGAATCAAAACTAGTTTCAAAAGCCAAAAGACTTCACTTTGTTTTGGTCCCTCTCATGGCTCAAGGGCATCTGATCCCCATGGTCGACATCTCAAAGATTCTTGCGAGACAAGGCAATATCGTTACCATAGTTACAACCCCTCAAAATGCTTCTAGGTTTGCGAAGACAGTTGACCGAGCAAGATCCGAGGCTGATCTAGAAATCAACGTCGTTACATTTCCAATTCCTTACAAAGAATTCGGTCTTCCCAAAGATTGTGAGACTCTCGACACTCTGCCATCCAAAGACCTCCTACGGAGGTTCTATGACGCTGTGGATAAACTTCAGGATCCCTTGGAACGGTTTCTTGAGCAACAAGATATCCCACCAAGTTGCATAATCTCCGATAAATGTCTTTCTTGGACTTCAAAAACAGCAAAGAGGTTCAAAATCCCGAGGATAGTGTTCCATGGAATGTGTTGCTTCTCTCTTTTGAGTTCGCATAACCTCCATCTTCACAGCTCGCACCTGTCAGTTTCTTCGGCCTCGGAGCCATTCTCTATACCAGCAATGCCACATAAAATTGAGATAACTAGAGCTCAGTTACCGGGTGCCTTTCAGAAGTTAGAAAATATGGATGATGTTCGCGACAAGATGCgtgaatcagaatcagaagcCTTTGGTGTTATTGTTAATAGCTTCCAAGAACTGGAGCCTGGATATGCAGAGGCTTACGCTAAGGCCATCAATAAGAAGGTATGGTTCATTGGACCCGTTTCTTTGTGTAACGAACGTATGGCAGACCTATTTGACAGAGGAAACAACGACAACGTCGCGATAAGTGAGACCGAATGCGTGCAGTTTCTAGATTCGATGAGACCAAGGTCAGTCTTATATGTTTGTCTAGGTAGCCTATGTCGACTAATACCTAATCCACTGATAGAACTAGGTTTAGGGTTAGAAGAATCGAGAAAACCCTTTATTTGGGTGATCAAGACCGAGGAAAGACACATGAATGAGCTAGATGAATGGCTAAAACgagaaaattttgaagagaGGGTTAGAGGAAGAGGGATAGTAATAAAAGGTTGGAGTCCTCAGGCTATGATACTCTCACATGGCTCAACCGGAGGGTTTTTGTCTCACTGCGGTTGGAACTCTACAATAGAAGCGATATGTTTTGGTGTACCAATGATCACATGGCCGTTGTTCGCTGAACAATTCCTCAATGAGAAACTAGTCGTGGAGGTTTTGAAAATCGGGGTTAGGGTTGGGGTGGAGAGTCCGGTAAGATGGGGAGACGAGGAGAGAGTTGGAGTGTTGGTCAAGAAACAGTGTGTTGTCAAAGCTGTAAAGCTTGTGATGGAAGAAGATTGTCAACATGTAGATGAAGATAGTGAATTTGTGAGACGAAGGAGACGTATTCAAGAACTTGCAGTAATGGCGAAAAAGGCTGTGAACGAAAAGGGATCTTCGAGTATTAACGTTTCAATTTTAATGCAAGATGTTTTAGAGCAATTGAGTCTCGAATAG
- the LOC104781170 gene encoding UDP-glycosyltransferase 73C7-like isoform X2, with product MCSHDALHFVVIPFMAQGHMIPLVDISRLLSQRQGVTVSIITTTQNVAKIKTSLSSSFPTINIVEVKFPSQQTGLPEGCESVDMLASLVDMVKFFDAANSLEEQVEKAMVEMVERRPSCIIGDMSLPFTSRLAKKFKIPKLLFHGFSCFSLMCIQVVRESGILKDIESNDEYFDLPGLPDRVEFTKPQVSVLQLIEGNMKESTAKIIEADNDSYGVIVNSFEELEVEYAREYRKARAGKVWCVGPVSLCNKLGSEKAERGDKASIGQDQCLQFLDSKEAGSVLYVCLGSLCNLPLAQLKDLGLGLEESKKPFIWVIREWGKYGDLAKWMQQSGFEERIKGRGLVIKGWAPQVFILSHASIGGFLTHCGWNSTLEGITAGVPLLTWPLSAEQFLNEKLIVQILKSGLKIGVEKMMKYGKEEEIGVMVSRENVRKAVDELMGDSEEAEERRRKVKELSDLANKALGEGGSSDANLTLLIQDIMEQTKQHQI from the exons ATGTGTTCTCATGATGCTCTTCACTTCGTCGTAATACCCTTTATGGCCCAAGGTCATATGATCCCATTGGTCGATATCTCTAGGCTCTTGTCCCAGCGTCAAGGCGTGACCGTCTCTATCATCACAACTACTCAAAATGTAGCCAAGATCAAGACTTCACTCTCCTCTTCCTTTCCGACCATCAACATCGTTGAAGTTAAGTTTCCGTCTCAACAAACGGGTTTGCCAGAAGGGTGCGAGAGTGTAGATATGTTGGCTTCATTGGTCGATATGGTGAAGTTCTTTGACGCTGCCAACTCGCTTGAGGAGCAAGTAGAGAAAGCTATGGTGGAGATGGTTGAGCGGCGGCCGAGCTGCATTATCGGAGACATGAGCCTTCCTTTCACTTCAAGACTTGCCAAGAA ATTCAAGATCCCCAAACTTCTCTTCCATGGATTTTCTTGTTTCAGCCTCATGTGCATACAAGTGGTTCGAGAAAGCGGGATCTTAAAAGATATAGAATCTAACGATGAGTATTTCGATTTACCTGGCTTGCCTGATAGAGTTGAGTTCACTAAACCGCAAGTCTCTGTGCTACAGCTTATTGAAGGAAATATGAAAGAGAGTACGGCCAAGATTATCGAAGCTGATAATGACTCTTATGGTGTTATTGTGAATAGTTTTGAAGAGTTAGAGGTTGAATATGCAAGAGAATATCGAAAAGCAAGGGCTGGAAAAGTTTGGTGCGTTGGACCTGTTTCTTTGTGCAATAAGTTAGGGTCAGAAAAGGCTGAAAGAGGAGACAAGGCTTCCATTGGTCAAGACCAATGTCTTCAATTTCTTGACTCTAAAGAAGCTGGTTCGGTGCTCTACGTTTGCCTTGGCAGTCTATGTAATCTTCCCTTGGCTCAACTGAAAGACCTAGGACTAGGCCTTGAGGAATCTAAGAAACCTTTCATATGGGTTATAAGAGAATGGGGAAAATATGGGGATTTAGCAAAGTGGATGCAGCAAAGCGGATTCGAAGAGCGGATCAAAGGTAGAGGACTTGTGATCAAAGGTTGGGCGCCCCAAGTTTTCATCCTCTCACACGCATCCATCGGAGGGTTTTTGACTcactgtggatggaactcgacTCTAGAAGGAATTACTGCAGGAGTACCATTATTGACATGGCCTTTGTCTGCTGAACAATTCTTGAATGAGAAGTTGATCGTGCAGATATTAAAATCAGGGTTAAAGATAGGAGTagaaaaaatgatgaaataTGGAAAAGAAGAGGAGATAGGAGTGATGGTGAGTAGAGAAAATGTGAGAAAAGCAGTGGACGAGCTAATGGGTGATagtgaagaagcagaagagagaagaagaaaagtcaaaGAACTCAGTGACTTGGCAAATAAG gctttgggagaaggaggatcttCAGATGCTAATCTCACATTGCTCATTCAAGACATTATggagcaaacaaaacaacatcaaatttgA
- the LOC104781170 gene encoding UDP-glycosyltransferase 73C7-like isoform X1, translating to MCSHDALHFVVIPFMAQGHMIPLVDISRLLSQRQGVTVSIITTTQNVAKIKTSLSSSFPTINIVEVKFPSQQTGLPEGCESVDMLASLVDMVKFFDAANSLEEQVEKAMVEMVERRPSCIIGDMSLPFTSRLAKKFKIPKLLFHGFSCFSLMCIQVVRESGILKDIESNDEYFDLPGLPDRVEFTKPQVSVLQLIEGNMKESTAKIIEADNDSYGVIVNSFEELEVEYAREYRKARAGKVWCVGPVSLCNKLGSEKAERGDKASIGQDQCLQFLDSKEAGSVLYVCLGSLCNLPLAQLKDLGLGLEESKKPFIWVIREWGKYGDLAKWMQQSGFEERIKGRGLVIKGWAPQVFILSHASIGGFLTHCGWNSTLEGITAGVPLLTWPLSAEQFLNEKLIVQILKSGLKIGVEKMMKYGKEEEIGVMVSRENVRKAVDELMGDSEEAEERRRKVKELSDLANKALGEGGSSDANLTLLIQDIMEQTKQHQI from the exons ATGTGTTCTCATGATGCTCTTCACTTCGTCGTAATACCCTTTATGGCCCAAGGTCATATGATCCCATTGGTCGATATCTCTAGGCTCTTGTCCCAGCGTCAAGGCGTGACCGTCTCTATCATCACAACTACTCAAAATGTAGCCAAGATCAAGACTTCACTCTCCTCTTCCTTTCCGACCATCAACATCGTTGAAGTTAAGTTTCCGTCTCAACAAACGGGTTTGCCAGAAGGGTGCGAGAGTGTAGATATGTTGGCTTCATTGGTCGATATGGTGAAGTTCTTTGACGCTGCCAACTCGCTTGAGGAGCAAGTAGAGAAAGCTATGGTGGAGATGGTTGAGCGGCGGCCGAGCTGCATTATCGGAGACATGAGCCTTCCTTTCACTTCAAGACTTGCCAAGAAATTCAAGATCCCCAAACTTCTCTTCCATGGATTTTCTTGTTTCAGCCTCATGTGCATACAAGTGGTTCGAGAAAGCGGGATCTTAAAAGATATAGAATCTAACGATGAGTATTTCGATTTACCTGGCTTGCCTGATAGAGTTGAGTTCACTAAACCGCAAGTCTCTGTGCTACAGCTTATTGAAGGAAATATGAAAGAGAGTACGGCCAAGATTATCGAAGCTGATAATGACTCTTATGGTGTTATTGTGAATAGTTTTGAAGAGTTAGAGGTTGAATATGCAAGAGAATATCGAAAAGCAAGGGCTGGAAAAGTTTGGTGCGTTGGACCTGTTTCTTTGTGCAATAAGTTAGGGTCAGAAAAGGCTGAAAGAGGAGACAAGGCTTCCATTGGTCAAGACCAATGTCTTCAATTTCTTGACTCTAAAGAAGCTGGTTCGGTGCTCTACGTTTGCCTTGGCAGTCTATGTAATCTTCCCTTGGCTCAACTGAAAGACCTAGGACTAGGCCTTGAGGAATCTAAGAAACCTTTCATATGGGTTATAAGAGAATGGGGAAAATATGGGGATTTAGCAAAGTGGATGCAGCAAAGCGGATTCGAAGAGCGGATCAAAGGTAGAGGACTTGTGATCAAAGGTTGGGCGCCCCAAGTTTTCATCCTCTCACACGCATCCATCGGAGGGTTTTTGACTcactgtggatggaactcgacTCTAGAAGGAATTACTGCAGGAGTACCATTATTGACATGGCCTTTGTCTGCTGAACAATTCTTGAATGAGAAGTTGATCGTGCAGATATTAAAATCAGGGTTAAAGATAGGAGTagaaaaaatgatgaaataTGGAAAAGAAGAGGAGATAGGAGTGATGGTGAGTAGAGAAAATGTGAGAAAAGCAGTGGACGAGCTAATGGGTGATagtgaagaagcagaagagagaagaagaaaagtcaaaGAACTCAGTGACTTGGCAAATAAG gctttgggagaaggaggatcttCAGATGCTAATCTCACATTGCTCATTCAAGACATTATggagcaaacaaaacaacatcaaatttgA
- the LOC104784042 gene encoding pentatricopeptide repeat-containing protein At3g53170-like, with the protein MELIQNPVQGINSAYAIETIKLCFSRKHISSTVCSRRVASVSTTPTTCSTKSPNEPIGKLNSGLISTRHRVDPKKELSRILRADAAVKGVERKANSEKYLTLWPKAVLEALDEAIKENRWQSALKIFNLLRKQHWYEPRCXFKI; encoded by the exons ATGGAATTGATACAGAATCCTGTTCAAGGGATTAATTCAGCTTACGCCATTGAAACTATAAAACTCTGCTTTTCTCGGAAACATATATCTTCCACGGTTTGTTCTCGGCGCGTAGCCTCTGTTTCAACAACGCCCACAACGTGTTCGACAAAAAGCCCCAACGAACCTATTGGGAAATTAAACTCTGGTCTGATCTCAACAAGACACCGCGTAGATCCCAAGAAAGAGTTATCCCGGATTCTGAGAGCAGACGCTGCCGTCAAAGGCGTCGAGAGAAAAGCAAATTCCGAAAAGTACTTAACTTTATGGCCAAAAGCTGTTCTTGAAGCACTTGATGAAGCTATCAAGGAGAATCGATGGCAGTCTGCGTTAAAG ATTTTCAATCTTCTTAGGAAGCAGCATTGGTATGAACCAAGATGCANGTTTAAGATATAA
- the LOC104781171 gene encoding protein fluG-like has product MEMEFKELKEAIEGIELVDGHAHNIVALDSSFPFIGTFSEANGEALTFAPHSLSFKRNLREIAQLYGTQVSLEAIEEHRKTTGLESFTSKCFQEARITALLIDDGLKLDKKHDIQWHRNFVPFVGRVLRIETLAEQILDEESPTDASSTWSLDSFTRAFVERLNSLVPEIVALKTIAAYRSGLDIDTHVSKEVAEKGLAEVLQAGCPVRIGNKGLIDYIVTCSLELAARYDLPLQIHTGFGDRDLDLRLSNPLHLRTLLEDKRFAKCRIVLLHASYPFSKEASFLSSVYPQVYLDFGLAVPKLSVHGMVSSVKELLDLAPTKKVMFSTDGYASPETYYLGAKKAREVIFLVLRDACASGDLSLMEAIDAAKDIFSRNSIEFYKLDLKTKSSSPQSIISTKLEMKEPDVQEDSSSFVRIIWVDTSGQHRCRAVQAPRFNSSVKKNGVGLTVVTMGMTSFADGPAEGSNLTGVGEIRLVPDLSTKHTIPWTKQESMVLGDMYLKPGEAWEYCPRETLRRVTKVLKDEFNLVMNAGFENEFYLLKNVVWEGKEEYVPFDFGPYCSASSFDAASPIFHDIVPALESLNITVEQFHAESGKGQFELSLGHTVASHAADNLVYTREVVRSVARKHGLLATFVPKYDLCDIGSGSHVHLSLWKNGENVFPASDKSSALGISSVGEEFMAGVLFHLPSIVAIIAPLPNSYDRLQPNTWSGAFQCWGKENREAAIRTASPPGTPDGIFTNFEIKTFDGSANPHFGLAAIMAAGIDGLRRHLKLPIEIDVNPADVAATLSRLPESLSEAVEALDKDEVLHELLGQKLVVAIKAVRKSEAEYYSKNPDAYKQLIHRY; this is encoded by the exons atggagatggagTTTAAGGAGTTAAAAGAAGCAATAGAGGGAATAGAGCTCGTCGATGGTCACGCACACAACATTGTCGCTCTTGACTCGTCTTTCCCGTTCATCGGAACTTTCTCCGAGGCCAACGGCGAAGCCTTGACCTTCGCTCCTCATTCTCTCTCCTTCAAG AGGAACTTGAGGGAGATTGCTCAACTTTATGGCACTCAAGTATCTTTAGAAGCGATTGAGGAACATCGTAAGACCACTGGTTTGGAATCTTTTACTTCCAAGTGTTTTCAAGAAGCTCGAATCACTGCTCTGCTCATTGATGATGGATTGAAGCTTGACAAGAAACATGACATTCAATGGCATAGAAACTTTGTTCCTTTTGTTGGTCGAGTCTTGCGTATCGAAACTCTTGCTGAGCAAATCCTCGACGAGGAGAGTCCTACTGATGCTTCTTCCACTTGGAGTTTGGATTCTTTCACTAGAGCCTTTGTTGAAAGATTAAATTC GCTTGTTCCAGAGATTGTTGCTTTAAAAACTATTGCTGCTTATCGTAGCGGTTTGGATATTGATACTCATGTGAGTAAAGAAGTTGCTGAGAAAGGCCTCGCTGAAGTCTTGCAAG CTGGATGTCCTGTACGCATAGGAAACAAAGGCTTGATTGATTACATTGTTACTTGTAGTTTGGAGTTAGCTGCACGTTACGACTTGCCCTTGCAGATTCACACAGG TTTTGGTGACAGGGATTTGGATTTGAGGTTGTCGAACCCTCTTCACCTTAGAACCCTTCTTGAAGACAAAAGATTTGCAAAGTGTCGTATAGTTCTTCTTCATGCATCTTATCCATTCTCAAAGGAAGCATCGTTTCTGTCTTCAGTTTATCCTCAG GTTTACCTTGATTTCGGGTTGGCGGTTCCAAAGCTTAGTGTCCATGGTATGGTGTCTTCAGTTAAAGAGCTACTTGACTTGGCGCCAACAAAGAAG GTTATGTTCAGCACTGATGGGTATGCATCTCCTGAGACCTACTATTTAG GTGCAAAGAAAGCACGAGAGGTCATCTTCTTAGTTCTGCGTGATGCTTGTGCCAGTGGTGATCTCTCACTCATGGAAGCTATTGATGCAGCTAAAGACATTTTTTCAAGAAATTCGATTGAATTTTATAAGCTTGATTTAAAGACAAAATCTTCTAGTCCACAAAGTATAATATCTACCAAATTAGAAATGAAGGAGCCTGATGTTCAAGAAGATAGTAGTTCTTTTGTACGCATTATTTGGGTTGATACATCTGGACAACATAGATGCCGt GCTGTTCAAGCACCTCGTTTTAACAGTAGCGTGAAGAAGAACGGCGTTGGTCTGACTGTTGTAACAATGGGGATGACTTCATTTGCTGATGGACCAGCTGAAGGGTCTAATTTGACGGGTGTGGGTGAGATTAGACTGGTTCCGGATCTATCAACCAAGCATACAATACCTTG GACAAAGCAAGAGAGCATGGTCTTAGGTGACATGTACTTAAAGCCTGGTGAAGCATGGGAATACTGTCCAAGAGAAACCTTAAGAAGGGTCACAAAAGTTCTCAAAGATGAATTTAACTTG GTAATGAACGCTGGTTTTGAGAATGAGTTTTATCTCCTCAAGAATGTTGTCTG GGAAGGGAAAGAAGAGTATGTGCCTTTTGACTTTGGTCCTTACTGTTCTGCATCCTCATTCGATGCTGCATCTCCGATTTTCCATGATATTGTACCCGCACTCGAGTCCTTGAACATCACAGTTGAACAG TTTCATGCTGAATCTGGAAAAGGTCAGTTTGAACTATCTCTCGGTCACACTGTTGCATCTCATGCTGCCGACAATTTGGTCTACACACGTGAAGTTGTAAGATCGGTTGCAAGGAAACATGGATTGCTTGCGACCTTTGTTCCAAA GTATGATTTATGTGACATTGGTTCTGGATCACATGTACATCTAAGTCTTTGGAAAAACGGCGAAAATGTCTTCCCGGCATCTGATAAGTCATCTGCTCTTGGAATCTCCTCCGTTGGAGAAGAGTTCATGGCTGGAGTTCTGTTTCACCTTCCTTCAATTGTAGCAATTATAGCTCCACTCCCAAACAG CTATGATCGACTCCAACCTAATACATGGAGTGGAGCATTCCAATGCTGGGGCAAAGAAAACCGTGAAGCGGCTATAAGAACAGCTTCTCCACCAGGAACACCTGATGGAATATTTAcaaactttgagatcaagactTTTGATGGCTCTGCAAATCCTCACTTTGGTTTGGCTGCTATAATGGCTGCTGGTATTGATGGTCTCCGACGACATCTCAAACTACCTATTGAAATAG ATGTAAATCCGGCAGATGTTGCTGCTACATTGAGCAGGCTTCCAGAATCGCTCTCAGAAGCTGTTGAAGCTCTGGACAAAGATGAAGTTCTACACGAATTGCTAGGACAAAAGCTTGTAGTTGCCATAAAAGCAGTCCGTAAG TCTGAGGCCGAGTATTATTCCAAGAATCCAGATGCATATAAGCAACTCATTCACCGATACTAA